CGGATCAATCGCCCCCATCAGCTGGCAGAGCGACAGGTTCGTGAGCCTTCCCGGCAAGATTGCCGACTACGACCTTCAGCTATAACGCCCAACCAGATTGCGGGGCAGCCGGCGTGAATCGCCTGCGTTTATCAGGTGGCCTACGAATAAATTGGATTTCAATTCATCGGTGCGACGTCGCATTGTGGAACAGAACTTCGTAGCCTTTAGACTCCTCAACCTGCAAGAGAAACTCCAACATTCCCGTCCGCCGCTGAAAGCACAGCTTCGATGAAAACTAACTTCTGTACTTTATTGGCTCTTATCATTGGCGTTCTAACCTCACACCGTTGTTCGGCAGAAACGCCCAACATCGTTGTCATCATGGCCGACGATTTGGGATACGGTGATGTGTCCTGTTATGGAGCGACCGAGCTGCAGACACCGCACATTGATCAGTTGGCAAAAGAAGGGGTGCGGTTCACAAATGGCTATTGTTCGGCGTCAACCTGCACGCCAACTCGCTACTCACTGCTGACGGGAACTTATGCCTTTCGCGGTGAACGAACGGGAATTGCGCCGCCGAATTCTCCGGCGATCATTCAGCCCGGAACAGAAACGGTGGCGTCGTTGTTGAAGAAGGCGGGCTATGCCACGGGCGTAGTTGGAAAGTGGCACTTGGGACTCGGCGGTCCCGGCGGGCCGGACTGGAATGGTGACCTGAAGCCCGGGCCGCTGGAGATCGGCTTTGACACTTGCTTTCTATTGCCGACGACAAACGACCGAGTGCCTCAGGTCTATGTTCACGACCATCGCGTGCCGAACCTCGACCCAGCCGATCCGTTGTGGGTAGGGCAGAAGAAGCCGAGTCCCGATCATCCCACCGGGAAAACTCATCGCGACACGCTCAAGATGGATTGGTCGCACGGACACAATTCCACCATTCACAATGGCATCAGCCGAATCGGGTTCTACACGGGCGGCCATGCGGCACGTTTTCGAGACGAAGATCTGGCGGATAAGTGGGTCGAAAAATCCAATGAGTTCATGGAAGCTCACAAGGATGAACCGTTCTTTCTGTTCTTCAGCAGCCACGACATTCACGTACCGCGCATGCCACATGAACGTTTCCAGGGCAAAACGAAACTCGGCTTTCGAGGTGACGCGATCGTGGAACTGGATTGGTGCGTGGGTGAGGTCATGAAGACACTCGACCGACTGAGCCTCGCCGAAAAGACGTTGGTCGTATTCTGTTCAGACAATGGCCCCGTACTGGACGATGGCTACAAGGATGGAGCGATCGAAAAGAATGGTAGCCACCGAGCAGCCGGGCCGTTTTCCGGCGGCAAGTACAGCGTGTACGAGGGTGGAACCCGCACACCGTTTGTTACTCGCTGGATAGGGCGTATCAAACCGGGAGTCAGCGACGAAATGGTGTGTACCATTGACCTCGCAGCCAGTCTTGCTGCACTGACCAAACAACCATTGCCGAACGACGCGTGCCTGGACAGTTTCGATGTGTCAGGTGCATTGCTGGGTCAAGCATCGGCGAAAGGTCGCGATCACCTTGTCCAACAGGACAACGGAAGCCGTGGCACGTTCGGTCTGCGATCAGGCAAGTGGAAGCTGCACCGCTATCAGAATAAGACAGCTCGCAATGTTCGTGTCGAGCAGGAACTGGCGAACACCAAAGTACCGATGCACCAGCTGTTTGACCTGTCGGAAGATGAGGCTGAAAAGCAAAACGTGCTGGACGAACATCCGCAAGTGGCGGCCAGGCTACAAAAGCAACTGGACGCGATTATTGAGAACGGTCGCAGCCGGGACTGAGCAACTCCCGGTCAGCGGCTTCACACTTTCGGTTGTCGCCAGCTTCGACCGGTGTTGGACAGCAGTCGATCTGCTGCGGCCGGGCCCCAGGTTCCGGAGGGGTAAAATTCCAGGCCGGAACCGGTCGTTTCCCAGTGCTGCAGGACGGGTTCGACAAACTTCCATGCGGCCAACAGTTCGTCGCTGCGAGTAAACAACGTCGAATCTCCGCGGATAACATCCAGCAACAGGCGTTCGTAGGCTTCCGGCAGTTGTTCGGAAAAATGATCTTCGTAATCGAACTCCATCGCGACGGGCTGCACATGATACTGCATGCCGGGCCGCTTAGTTGAGAACCTAAGAAAAATAGACTCCTGTGGCTGGATCCGGAGAACGAGTTCGTTTGGGCGAGCTTCCACGATGTCGCATAGGTTTCCGTCGCATTCGACCGTGCTGAACAGGTTCAACGGCGGGTGCTTAAACTGGAAGGCGATCTCTGTGACTCGTTGAGGCAACCGCTTCCCGGTTCGCAGATAGAAAGGAACTCCGGCCCACCGCCAGTTGTCAATTTCCACATGCATGCCGACATACGTTTCGCGATTCGACCCCGAGGGAACTCGTTCTTCTTCGCGATACGCCAACGCCGGTTGCTTATCGACAAGGCCGTCCGAATATTGACCTCGAATCGCCCATGACTTGAGTGAACCGTCGGACCCCGGCCGCAGAGCCTGAAGTACTTTCATTTTTTCGTCG
This DNA window, taken from Fuerstiella marisgermanici, encodes the following:
- a CDS encoding sulfatase family protein — encoded protein: MKTNFCTLLALIIGVLTSHRCSAETPNIVVIMADDLGYGDVSCYGATELQTPHIDQLAKEGVRFTNGYCSASTCTPTRYSLLTGTYAFRGERTGIAPPNSPAIIQPGTETVASLLKKAGYATGVVGKWHLGLGGPGGPDWNGDLKPGPLEIGFDTCFLLPTTNDRVPQVYVHDHRVPNLDPADPLWVGQKKPSPDHPTGKTHRDTLKMDWSHGHNSTIHNGISRIGFYTGGHAARFRDEDLADKWVEKSNEFMEAHKDEPFFLFFSSHDIHVPRMPHERFQGKTKLGFRGDAIVELDWCVGEVMKTLDRLSLAEKTLVVFCSDNGPVLDDGYKDGAIEKNGSHRAAGPFSGGKYSVYEGGTRTPFVTRWIGRIKPGVSDEMVCTIDLAASLAALTKQPLPNDACLDSFDVSGALLGQASAKGRDHLVQQDNGSRGTFGLRSGKWKLHRYQNKTARNVRVEQELANTKVPMHQLFDLSEDEAEKQNVLDEHPQVAARLQKQLDAIIENGRSRD